The following are encoded together in the Planctomycetota bacterium genome:
- a CDS encoding phosphatidylglycerophosphatase A, with protein MNSALLRPALGSMRWCGVTACGLGHMRPASGTWGSLPPVVLAGVLAFIGVSQPVWIITMVIVAAAASWMCVRWGTAAEQAIGRKDPSEVVIDEVAGQAVALAMVWDAALAPGGVGAFEHSIVVGGTAFVLFRIFDIVKPWPIGGLQRFHGGTGIVLDDLAAGFAAGLTQLLLRYLFSFC; from the coding sequence ATGAATTCTGCCTTGCTGCGTCCTGCCCTCGGGTCCATGCGCTGGTGCGGCGTGACTGCGTGCGGCCTGGGTCACATGCGACCGGCGTCGGGCACGTGGGGAAGCTTGCCGCCCGTGGTGCTGGCAGGCGTGCTCGCCTTCATCGGCGTCTCGCAACCGGTGTGGATCATCACGATGGTGATCGTGGCCGCGGCGGCGTCCTGGATGTGCGTGCGGTGGGGGACCGCCGCCGAGCAGGCGATCGGCCGGAAGGATCCCTCCGAAGTGGTGATCGACGAAGTGGCGGGTCAGGCCGTGGCATTGGCGATGGTCTGGGATGCGGCGCTCGCCCCGGGCGGCGTCGGCGCGTTTGAACACTCCATTGTCGTGGGCGGCACCGCGTTTGTGTTGTTCCGCATTTTCGACATTGTGAAGCCATGGCCCATCGGCGGATTGCAGCGATTCCACGGCGGCACGGGCATTGTCCTGGACGACCTCGCAGCGGGATTCGCCGCGGGTTTGACTCAGCTGCTGCTGAGATACCTCTTCAGTTTCTGTTGA